One genomic region from candidate division TA06 bacterium encodes:
- a CDS encoding thermonuclease family protein codes for MAYVYINGVFVNKEMIRRGYAYAYTRFPFKYQQDFLAAEKEAIDKQYGLWNLSLRDGRITNIIKHYENMNFEGRKRFDVLMDSLVNLYKLESKVN; via the coding sequence TTGGCCTATGTCTATATTAATGGCGTATTTGTGAATAAGGAAATGATACGCAGAGGATACGCTTACGCTTATACACGGTTTCCGTTCAAGTACCAGCAAGATTTTCTTGCAGCCGAGAAAGAAGCAATTGACAAACAATATGGTTTATGGAATTTGTCTTTACGCGATGGCCGCATAACCAATATTATCAAGCATTACGAAAATATGAATTTTGAAGGTCGTAAGAGATTTGATGTATTGATGGACTCCTTGGTAAATTTATATAAACTTGAAAGCAAGGTGAATTAA